DNA sequence from the Pseudodesulfovibrio sp. S3 genome:
GAGTTGCCCATGAACCCGTCGGGCAACCCCACGGACCGGCCTGAACAGGTCAGCCTGGTATTGGGATAGCGGGCTAACAAGCCGTCCAGGTACGGCGTGGCAGCATTGCGCACGCAATTGCCCTTGCCGTCAGGGGCGATTCCCCACCCGTCCAGAATAAGCAACAAAGTCTTCTTGGGTTCAGCCATGATTATACCTGCTATGCGTTGAACTCGACCTTCGGGGCTTCGGTCCACATACCCTCAATATTATAGAAATCCCGCAATTCCTGCAGAAATACATGCACCAACACATCATTGAGATCAAGCAACACCCACTCACCGGTCTTATGGCCTTCCATGGTCAGAAATTCGATCTTTTCCCTGGCAGCCATTTCCAGCACGAAGTCGGCCAAGGCCTTTGCATGCTTCACACCCCGCGCCGACACGACCAGAACCATGTCCGTCACCGAGGTCAGGCCCTTAACATCAATGATAGTGATTCGCTCACCCTGTTTCTCGTCCAACCATCCGGCAACGGTCCGAGCCTTGTCTACACTGTCCATCTCTTTAAATTTTTTGTTTTTATTCAGCAATTTTCATCCTATTGTTAAATGTGATTCAACACGTATATCTTGGGAAACCTTCCCACAAGCAGTTCATCCATGCTCCATTTGGGAACATGGTATTCCCCATCCCCGCCGCTCCAATACTTGATACTGCCGTCAGAGGGAAGTGATTCGATGACCACTTTCTGGGCCGGGACGCCAAGGGCCAGGTCCGACAGTATATCATACTTATCTGAAAGATCAAAAATCGCGGGCAGCTTTGCACGCGCCACAAAGGCCTTGCGCGGACGCAGGTTCCGTCCCCATGACGTGAACCGGGGCAACGCCACCAGCTCGCCCCATCGAGCGACATGAACTTGAATTGGTCAGGCTCCCGCCGAGTCCGGTTTTGCTCAACCTGTTCCCCGGACTTCATATATCCACCGAACGTTGCCGGATACATCAAGG
Encoded proteins:
- the rsfS gene encoding ribosome silencing factor — protein: MDSVDKARTVAGWLDEKQGERITIIDVKGLTSVTDMVLVVSARGVKHAKALADFVLEMAAREKIEFLTMEGHKTGEWVLLDLNDVLVHVFLQELRDFYNIEGMWTEAPKVEFNA